The following proteins come from a genomic window of Eubalaena glacialis isolate mEubGla1 chromosome X, mEubGla1.1.hap2.+ XY, whole genome shotgun sequence:
- the LOC133082284 gene encoding LOW QUALITY PROTEIN: actin-related protein 2/3 complex subunit 1A-like (The sequence of the model RefSeq protein was modified relative to this genomic sequence to represent the inferred CDS: deleted 2 bases in 1 codon), translating to MPGTGIIQIALSPNNHEVHIYKNGSQWVKAHEFKEHNGHITGIDWAPKSDRMVTCGADRNAYVWGQKGGVWKPTLVILRINCAATFVKWSLPENKFAEGSRARLISVCYFESENDWWVSKHIKKPIRSTVTSTPWGSKMPFGQLMSEFGGNGSGTGGWVNGVSFFTSGSRLAWVSHDGTVSVVDASKSVQVSTLKTEFLPLLIVSFDSENSVVAAGHDCCPMLFNYDDCGYLTFISKLDIPKQSIQCNMLAMERFRNMDKWATTEDRNTALETLHQNSISQVSIYEVDKQDCRKFCTTGIDGAMTIWDSKTLESSIQGLWIM from the exons ATGCCTGGAACAGGGATCATA CAGATTGCCCTTAGCCCCAATAACCACGAAGTCCACATCTATAAGAACGGGAGCCAGTGGGTGAAAGCTCATGAATTCAAGGAGCACAACGGACACATCACAGGTATCGACTGGGCTCCCAAGAGTGACCGCATGGTCACTTGCGGGGCCGACCGCAATGCCTACGTCTGGGGTCAGAAAGGTGGAGTCTGGAAGCCGACCCTGGTGATCCTGAGAATTAACTGTGCAGCCACCTTTGTCAAGTGGTCCCTGCCAGAGAACAAATTTGCCGAGGGCAGCAGAGCACGACTCATTTCTGTTTGTTACTTCGAGTCAGAAAATGACTGGTGGGTAAGCAAGCACATAAAAAAACCCATTCGCTCCACGGTCACCAGTACGCCCTGGGGCAGCAAGATGCCTTTTGGTCAGCTGATGTCAGAGTTTGGTGGCAATGGCAGTGGCACTGGCGGCTGGGTGAACGGGGTCAGCTTCTTCACCAGCGGGAGCCGCCTGGCCTGGGTCAGCCACGACGGCACCGTGTCTGTTGTTGATGCCTCAAAAAGTGTGCAGGTCTCAACTCTGAAGACAGAGTTCCTGCCCCTCCTGATTGTGTCGTTCGACTCGGAAAACAGCGTTGTGGCTGCTGGCCATGACTGCTGCCCCATGCTCTTTAACTACGACGACTGCGGCTACTTGACCTTCATCTCCAAACTAGACATCCCGAAACAGAGCATCCAGTGCAACATGTTGGCCATGGAGCGCTTCCGCAACATGGACAAGTGGGCCACGACCGAGGACCGAAACACAGCCCTGGAGACGCTGCACCAGAACAGCATCTCTCAAGTGTCTATTTATGAGGTGGACAAGCAAGATTGTCGCAAATTTTGCACTACTGGCATTGATGGAGCCATGACCATTTGGGATTCCAAGACCTTAGAGTCTTCTATCCAGGGCCTTTGGATAATGTGA